A window of the Cystobacter fuscus genome harbors these coding sequences:
- a CDS encoding HAD family hydrolase produces the protein MAIRCVVLDFDGTFTDVVAEGTPYVEHFRRRLSELLGRDVEDAGWAQEEERVLHSSEEPGWEVAGRVVAPAVADPYLLSNFVARRLCDRLGVLTDLAERAELLNVLYREAYVLAGVAFKPEAREVLEALLDTGLPVHVVTNAHTDTVEAKLTKLAPRGRERLRVSGDARKFLVEPPAEPDARFGALPETTRVEGALKRPIHLRRGHYYEALRRIWRDTGTTPETTLVAGDIFELDLAMPAALGAQVQFVTRHNALEYERRAILALGDRGGMDPSLRAILPRLVG, from the coding sequence ATGGCGATCCGGTGCGTGGTGTTGGATTTCGATGGGACGTTCACGGACGTGGTGGCCGAGGGCACCCCCTACGTCGAGCACTTCCGTCGGCGCCTGTCGGAGCTGCTTGGCCGGGACGTGGAGGATGCGGGGTGGGCGCAGGAGGAGGAGCGGGTGCTGCACAGCTCCGAGGAGCCCGGCTGGGAGGTGGCGGGGCGCGTGGTGGCGCCGGCCGTCGCGGACCCCTACCTGCTGAGCAACTTCGTGGCGCGGCGGCTGTGTGACCGGTTGGGGGTGCTGACGGACCTGGCCGAGCGGGCGGAGCTGCTCAACGTGCTCTACCGCGAGGCCTACGTGCTGGCGGGGGTGGCCTTCAAGCCCGAGGCCAGGGAGGTGCTGGAGGCGCTGCTGGACACGGGGCTGCCGGTGCACGTGGTGACGAATGCGCACACGGACACGGTGGAGGCCAAGCTCACGAAGCTGGCGCCTCGGGGCCGCGAGCGCCTGCGGGTGTCGGGGGATGCGCGCAAGTTCCTCGTCGAGCCGCCCGCCGAGCCGGACGCGCGTTTTGGTGCCCTGCCCGAGACGACGCGGGTGGAGGGGGCCCTCAAGCGCCCCATCCACCTGCGCCGGGGCCACTATTATGAGGCGCTGCGCCGCATCTGGCGCGACACGGGCACCACCCCGGAGACGACGCTGGTGGCGGGCGACATCTTCGAGCTGGACCTGGCGATGCCCGCGGCCCTGGGCGCCCAGGTGCAGTTCGTGACGCGCCACAACGCGTTGGAGTACGAGCGCCGGGCCATCCTCGCGCTCGGGGACAGGGGCGGCATGGATCCCAGCCTGCGCGCCATCCTCCCGCGGCTGGTGGGCTGA
- the atpA gene encoding F0F1 ATP synthase subunit alpha, producing MEIRADEISRIIREQIKDYGKKVTVSETGTVLSVGDGIARIYGLEGVLSGELVEFSNGVKGLVLNLEEDNVGVAIMGDFKDIREGDTVKRTAQIASVPVGKGLLGRVVNPLGEPVDGKGPIVSTETRKLEVKAPGIVKRKSVHEPLQTGIKALDALVPIGRGQRELIIGDRQTGKTAVAIDAIINQKGLNVFCVYVAIGQKQSTVAQVVEKLTRAGAMEYTVVVTANASDPAPMQFFAPYAGVAIGEYFRDNKMHSLIVYDDLSKQAVAYRQLSLLLRRPPGREAYPGDVFFIHSRLLERAAKLSDAEGAGSLTALPIIETQAGDVSAYIPTNVISITDGQIFLETDLFFAGVRPAINVGLSVSRVGSAAQIKAMKQVAGTLKLDLAQYRELAAFAQFGSDLDKATQDTLARGARLVEVLKQGQYEPMPVEKQVMQLYAAINREDPSKRGWIRQVPVSDVVRWMKEFLEFTDSRHPQVAKDILAKRELTADIKTALNKAITEFNELFQATPGAKV from the coding sequence ATGGAAATCCGCGCCGACGAGATCAGCAGAATCATCCGGGAGCAGATCAAGGACTATGGCAAGAAGGTCACCGTCTCCGAGACCGGAACGGTGCTGTCGGTGGGCGACGGTATCGCCCGCATCTACGGCCTGGAGGGCGTGCTCTCGGGCGAGCTGGTGGAGTTCTCCAACGGGGTGAAGGGCCTGGTGCTCAACCTCGAGGAGGACAACGTCGGTGTCGCCATCATGGGCGACTTCAAGGACATCCGCGAGGGCGACACGGTCAAGCGCACCGCGCAGATCGCCTCGGTGCCCGTGGGCAAGGGGCTGCTGGGCCGCGTGGTGAACCCGCTGGGCGAGCCGGTGGACGGCAAGGGCCCCATCGTGTCCACCGAGACGCGCAAGCTGGAGGTGAAGGCCCCCGGCATCGTCAAGCGCAAGAGCGTGCACGAGCCCCTGCAGACGGGCATCAAGGCCCTGGACGCCCTGGTGCCGATCGGCCGCGGCCAGCGCGAGCTCATCATCGGTGACCGCCAGACGGGCAAGACGGCCGTCGCCATCGACGCCATCATCAACCAGAAGGGCCTCAACGTCTTCTGCGTGTACGTGGCCATCGGCCAGAAGCAGTCCACCGTGGCCCAGGTGGTGGAGAAGCTCACCCGCGCGGGCGCCATGGAGTACACCGTGGTGGTGACGGCCAACGCCTCCGACCCGGCCCCCATGCAGTTCTTCGCCCCGTACGCGGGCGTGGCCATCGGCGAGTACTTCCGCGACAACAAGATGCACTCGCTCATCGTGTACGACGACCTGTCCAAGCAGGCCGTGGCGTACCGCCAGCTCTCGCTCCTGCTGCGCCGTCCCCCGGGACGCGAGGCCTACCCGGGCGACGTGTTCTTCATCCACAGCCGCCTGCTCGAGCGCGCCGCCAAGCTGTCGGACGCCGAGGGCGCGGGCTCCCTCACCGCCCTGCCCATCATCGAGACGCAGGCCGGTGACGTGTCCGCCTACATCCCGACGAACGTCATCTCCATCACCGACGGGCAGATCTTCCTCGAGACGGACCTGTTCTTCGCCGGTGTGCGCCCCGCCATCAACGTGGGTCTCTCCGTGTCCCGCGTGGGCAGCGCCGCGCAGATCAAGGCCATGAAGCAGGTGGCCGGCACGCTCAAGCTGGACCTGGCCCAGTACCGCGAGCTCGCGGCCTTCGCCCAGTTCGGCTCGGACCTCGACAAGGCCACCCAGGACACGCTGGCGCGCGGCGCCCGCCTCGTGGAGGTGCTCAAGCAGGGCCAGTACGAGCCCATGCCCGTCGAGAAGCAGGTCATGCAGCTCTACGCCGCCATCAACCGCGAGGACCCGAGCAAGCGCGGGTGGATCCGCCAGGTGCCCGTGAGCGACGTGGTGCGCTGGATGAAGGAGTTCCTCGAGTTCACCGACAGCCGCCACCCGCAGGTCGCCAAGGACATCCTCGCCAAGCGCGAGCTGACGGCCGACATCAAGACCGCGCTGAACAAGGCCATCACCGAGTTCAACGAGCTGTTCCAGGCCACCCCGGGCGCCAAGGTCTGA
- a CDS encoding ATP-binding protein → MSCLGALLQSTGLALACVDREFRFHFVSTALIALSGQTGSSYEGRTVAEVWPGLAPALMPLLQRAMAGESLQGSRLSGTFGSTPGNARHFRLSLFPAPTGASRPGVSLMLEDDTERVNRELALRESEERLRGLVAVSCDGFCLHENGIILETSPALAQLLGTTPEDMAGQSLMRWIAPESRETVQRAMARRVEAPYEATGMRADGKRLFLELLARQVEHGSRSVRMAAVWDISARKATEEAAARADTFREQLLGVVGHDLRTPLHAIQLSVGALQRGGELNENQARQVTHVATATRRMERMIHELLDYTRARLAGGIPVRPTPFALDKLLERLVDQFQASHPTRLIVSKTEGDLVGTWDESRLGQLLDNLIGNALQHSPEDTPVEVRLEGKADGINLSVRNEGPPVPLEERATLFEPFKRGKRAHGDGLGLGLYIVRQIASAHGGRISVESGTGLGTRFVVWLPRHAPGC, encoded by the coding sequence TTGTCCTGTCTGGGGGCGTTGCTCCAGTCCACGGGGTTGGCTCTGGCCTGCGTGGATCGGGAATTCCGCTTCCATTTCGTCAGCACCGCCCTCATTGCCCTGAGCGGGCAGACTGGCTCCTCGTACGAGGGCCGCACGGTGGCGGAGGTCTGGCCGGGGCTCGCGCCGGCGCTGATGCCCCTGCTCCAGCGCGCGATGGCGGGTGAGAGCCTCCAGGGCTCGCGGTTGTCCGGTACGTTCGGGAGCACCCCGGGCAACGCCCGCCACTTCCGGCTCTCCCTGTTTCCGGCCCCCACGGGTGCGTCGCGCCCGGGCGTGAGCCTGATGCTGGAGGACGACACGGAGCGGGTGAACCGGGAGCTCGCCCTGCGCGAGAGCGAGGAGCGCCTGCGCGGCCTCGTCGCCGTCTCCTGTGACGGCTTCTGCCTGCACGAGAACGGCATCATCCTCGAGACGAGCCCGGCCCTGGCCCAGCTCCTGGGCACCACCCCCGAGGACATGGCGGGCCAGTCGCTCATGCGGTGGATCGCCCCCGAGTCGCGCGAGACCGTGCAGCGCGCCATGGCGCGGCGGGTGGAGGCGCCCTACGAGGCGACGGGCATGCGCGCCGACGGCAAGCGGCTGTTCCTGGAGCTGCTGGCCCGGCAGGTGGAGCATGGCAGCCGCTCCGTGCGCATGGCGGCCGTCTGGGACATCAGCGCGCGCAAGGCGACCGAGGAGGCCGCGGCCCGCGCCGACACCTTCCGCGAGCAGTTGCTGGGTGTGGTGGGGCATGATCTGCGCACCCCGCTCCATGCCATCCAACTGAGCGTGGGGGCCCTGCAGCGCGGGGGCGAGCTGAACGAGAACCAGGCCCGGCAGGTGACGCACGTGGCCACCGCCACCCGGCGCATGGAGCGGATGATCCACGAGCTGCTGGATTACACCCGCGCGCGGCTGGCCGGGGGCATCCCCGTGCGCCCCACGCCCTTCGCCCTGGACAAGCTCCTGGAGCGGTTGGTGGATCAATTCCAGGCGTCGCACCCCACCCGCCTCATCGTCTCCAAGACGGAAGGCGATCTGGTGGGCACCTGGGACGAGTCCCGGCTCGGCCAGCTGCTGGACAACCTGATAGGCAACGCCCTGCAGCACAGCCCCGAGGACACCCCGGTGGAGGTGCGCCTGGAGGGCAAGGCGGACGGCATCAACCTCTCGGTGCGCAACGAGGGGCCGCCGGTGCCCCTGGAAGAGCGGGCCACCCTCTTCGAGCCCTTCAAGCGGGGCAAGCGCGCCCATGGCGACGGGCTGGGCCTGGGCCTCTACATCGTCCGGCAGATCGCCTCGGCGCACGGGGGCCGCATCTCGGTGGAGTCCGGAACGGGCCTCGGCACGCGCTTCGTCGTCTGGCTGCCGCGCCACGCTCCGGGTTGCTGA
- the atpH gene encoding ATP synthase F1 subunit delta produces the protein MVNVSIARRYARALLDVATETGRADAVSEQVSTFAKLVADNRELADILLNPAYTREQRLRVVEALIKASGTLEPALVNTLRLLVDRNRLAYLPDIARLYRDMADAQAGRLRGHVTSAIPLSKDTLQTLSGTLQALTQRNVVLEPRVDPNVLGGVAAQVGSLLYDGTLRTQLEQMRRELKQR, from the coding sequence ATGGTGAACGTGTCTATTGCCCGCCGTTACGCCCGTGCCCTCCTCGACGTCGCCACCGAGACGGGGCGCGCCGACGCCGTGTCCGAGCAGGTCTCGACCTTCGCCAAACTGGTGGCCGACAACCGGGAGCTGGCGGACATCCTCCTCAACCCCGCCTACACCCGCGAGCAGCGCCTGCGCGTCGTCGAGGCGCTCATCAAGGCGTCCGGCACGCTGGAGCCCGCGCTGGTCAACACCCTGCGCCTGCTGGTGGATCGCAACCGACTCGCCTACCTGCCGGACATCGCCCGGCTCTACCGGGACATGGCCGATGCCCAGGCGGGCCGCCTGCGGGGCCACGTCACCAGCGCCATCCCCCTGTCCAAGGACACCCTCCAGACGCTCTCGGGTACCCTGCAGGCCCTCACCCAGCGCAACGTGGTGCTCGAGCCCCGGGTCGACCCCAACGTGCTGGGTGGAGTTGCCGCCCAGGTGGGCAGCCTCCTCTATGATGGCACCCTGCGCACCCAGCTCGAGCAGATGCGCCGCGAGCTGAAGCAGCGCTGA
- a CDS encoding Hsp70 family protein — translation MRDPIIGIDLGTTNSVVATVEEGRPRVIPSRVGGRLTPSVVGFTPNTTERVVGAAAQALASEHPDCVVWATKRFIGRRFTPELVQAARSVVPYPILGGTTGDVRVKMAGRTVPVTQVAAMILGELKLDAEAYFGREANRCVITVPANFDDGQRQATREAAAIAGLDVLRLINEPTAAALAYGLSRGFQGHALVFDLGGGTFDVTVLEVTDGVYEVKATGGDSALGGEDFDLKIVDWLLSQIDEPLRESVHRDVVSQHKLKVAAEQAKRELSEYEETLISLAGLGDQTQSARKLTGLETVLTRSYFNQLCESLSERCLAVCRSVMRDAGLKPSAVDTVLLVGGMTRVPLIRQLVTDFFGKPPSTEVNPDEAVALGAAIQADELARQSGAALLLDVVSNSLGVGVLGGKVRRLIPRNRSVPVVAREIFHPGRHGQTEARIPVYQGESDLQDENRKLGEVVLRNLQAGSRADTSLEVTFELSNEGLLAVRAVDLQSGLSEEVRMEARPHLPAREADRLVKEQAAYAQKQAQQDARKSEDKFRKLLERGEKLARLLQHGAEENPGEEAQAAVANVRSLLESGRAALEAQDAERCAQVARQLTQLLAGR, via the coding sequence ATGCGTGACCCCATCATCGGCATCGACCTGGGCACCACCAACAGCGTGGTGGCCACCGTGGAGGAGGGAAGGCCCCGTGTCATTCCCTCGCGCGTGGGAGGGCGCCTGACGCCTTCCGTCGTGGGCTTCACCCCGAACACGACCGAGCGCGTGGTGGGCGCTGCCGCCCAGGCGCTCGCCTCGGAGCATCCGGACTGCGTGGTGTGGGCCACCAAGCGCTTCATCGGGCGGCGCTTCACCCCGGAGCTCGTCCAGGCGGCGCGCTCGGTGGTGCCCTACCCCATCCTCGGGGGGACCACCGGGGACGTGCGCGTGAAGATGGCCGGGCGCACCGTGCCCGTCACCCAGGTGGCGGCCATGATCCTCGGCGAGCTGAAGCTGGACGCCGAGGCCTACTTCGGACGCGAGGCGAACCGGTGCGTCATCACCGTTCCGGCCAACTTCGACGACGGGCAGCGGCAGGCCACGCGCGAGGCCGCCGCCATCGCCGGGCTGGACGTGCTGCGCCTCATCAACGAGCCCACCGCCGCGGCGCTCGCCTATGGCCTGTCGCGGGGCTTCCAGGGCCATGCGCTCGTGTTCGACCTGGGCGGCGGTACCTTCGACGTGACCGTGCTGGAGGTCACCGACGGCGTCTACGAGGTCAAGGCCACCGGGGGTGACTCGGCGCTGGGTGGCGAGGACTTCGATCTGAAGATCGTCGACTGGTTGCTGTCGCAGATCGACGAGCCCCTGCGCGAGAGCGTGCACCGCGACGTGGTGTCCCAGCACAAGCTGAAGGTGGCCGCCGAACAGGCCAAGCGCGAGCTGTCCGAGTACGAGGAGACGCTCATCTCGCTGGCGGGCCTGGGGGATCAGACGCAGTCGGCGCGCAAGCTGACGGGGTTGGAGACCGTGCTCACGCGCTCCTACTTCAATCAGTTGTGCGAGTCGCTCTCCGAGCGGTGTCTGGCGGTGTGCCGCTCGGTGATGAGGGACGCCGGCCTGAAGCCCTCGGCGGTGGACACGGTGCTGCTGGTGGGCGGCATGACGCGCGTGCCCCTCATCCGCCAGCTCGTGACGGACTTCTTCGGCAAGCCCCCCTCCACCGAGGTCAACCCCGACGAGGCGGTGGCGCTCGGCGCGGCCATCCAGGCCGACGAGCTGGCGCGTCAGTCCGGCGCGGCGCTGCTGCTCGACGTGGTGAGCAACTCGCTGGGCGTGGGGGTGCTGGGGGGCAAGGTGCGGCGCCTCATCCCCCGCAACCGCTCGGTGCCCGTGGTGGCCAGGGAGATCTTCCACCCCGGCCGCCATGGGCAGACCGAGGCGCGCATCCCCGTGTACCAGGGGGAGAGCGACCTGCAGGACGAGAACCGCAAGCTGGGCGAGGTGGTGCTGCGCAACCTCCAGGCGGGCTCGCGCGCGGACACGTCCCTGGAAGTCACCTTCGAGCTGTCCAACGAGGGGCTGCTCGCGGTGCGCGCCGTGGATCTGCAATCGGGCCTGAGCGAGGAGGTGCGCATGGAGGCGCGCCCCCACCTGCCGGCCAGGGAGGCCGACCGGCTCGTGAAGGAGCAGGCCGCGTACGCGCAGAAGCAGGCCCAGCAGGACGCGCGCAAGTCCGAGGACAAGTTCCGCAAGCTGCTGGAGCGGGGGGAGAAGCTCGCCCGGCTCCTGCAGCACGGCGCCGAGGAGAACCCCGGTGAGGAGGCCCAGGCGGCGGTGGCCAACGTGCGCTCGCTCCTGGAGTCGGGCCGCGCCGCCCTCGAGGCCCAGGACGCCGAGCGGTGCGCCCAGGTGGCCCGTCAGCTCACCCAACTCCTCGCGGGACGCTAG
- a CDS encoding beta-propeller domain-containing protein — translation MHSNKHPTKQTGVVLALMGLVGCSSSRDIPENQPVQMSARLEAFESCEGLESYIENAAVLDMRASLERSKPSYWRSWGGGVVFSDGAAPPSAPNSDSGGGASPGSYTGTNNQVAGVDEADFVKNDGTRLFVLSGQKLYLHRSWPAESLRTESSLTIEGRPRQMFLHGDKVVVFSEVYSNTNPSGAGGASDSTVGCNYLSICVAGGIVSTKVTTVDVSQLAAPQVTGELYLPGGYHDARLSGGSVRLVLNEFFVWPAGMRWYPEYNAELWADTSRLEREIDALKDANEQLIRARSLSDWRRDGYFKQPDGTQVPVAQDCRDFHKTNAPTQLGYVTVASIDLNAAVAQAPGRTTLVAQPDILYANGDALYLTARHWWWWWTPGQRDYTYIHKLDLEQPGRVRYVASGTLEGHLLDQFSLDEHEGVLRTATTISWRVDEAGNPWGRTETTNRVSTLRQEGNRLKSLGRSEDLAKGERIFSARFLGNKGYVVTFRQVDPLFTFDLSDPAHPRKVGELKVPGFSTYIHPLGDTHLLTLGVQVAENGDWRSRSLKLSLFDVSDLAHPREAFTQLVGSPSSGSEALYDHKAFNFFAAKGLLAIPFTDWAPSSTGYYWDNFVSDLRVFRVDTATGFTPLGALSMSDVYRTLSTNRWNYWYQPYVRRSVMADDYVYAISDGGVRVSHVNQLSTPLATERFQPTVVY, via the coding sequence ATGCATTCAAACAAACATCCAACCAAACAAACTGGAGTGGTTCTCGCGCTGATGGGTCTCGTGGGGTGCTCCAGCTCACGGGACATCCCGGAGAACCAGCCCGTGCAGATGTCGGCGAGACTCGAGGCCTTCGAGAGCTGTGAGGGGCTCGAGTCCTATATCGAGAACGCCGCGGTGCTCGACATGCGCGCCTCGCTGGAGCGCTCCAAGCCCTCCTACTGGCGGAGTTGGGGGGGCGGCGTGGTCTTCAGTGACGGGGCGGCTCCCCCCTCCGCGCCCAACTCGGACTCGGGCGGGGGCGCCTCGCCGGGGAGCTACACGGGCACCAACAACCAGGTGGCCGGCGTGGACGAGGCGGACTTCGTGAAGAACGACGGCACGCGCCTCTTCGTCCTCTCCGGACAGAAGCTCTATCTCCACCGCTCCTGGCCCGCCGAGTCGTTGCGCACCGAGTCCTCGCTCACCATCGAGGGCCGGCCCCGGCAGATGTTCCTGCACGGCGACAAGGTGGTCGTCTTCTCCGAGGTGTATTCGAATACGAACCCGTCGGGAGCCGGGGGCGCGAGTGACTCGACGGTCGGGTGCAACTACCTGTCGATCTGCGTGGCCGGTGGAATCGTCTCCACCAAGGTCACCACGGTGGACGTGTCCCAGCTCGCCGCTCCCCAGGTGACGGGCGAGTTGTATCTGCCGGGTGGCTACCACGACGCGCGGCTGTCGGGCGGCTCGGTGCGCCTGGTGTTGAACGAGTTCTTCGTCTGGCCCGCCGGGATGCGCTGGTACCCCGAATACAACGCGGAGCTCTGGGCGGACACGTCGCGGCTGGAGCGGGAGATCGACGCGCTCAAGGACGCCAACGAGCAGCTCATCCGCGCGCGCTCCCTGTCGGACTGGAGGCGGGACGGGTACTTCAAGCAGCCGGACGGCACCCAGGTGCCGGTGGCCCAGGACTGCCGCGACTTCCACAAGACGAACGCGCCCACGCAACTGGGCTACGTCACCGTGGCCTCGATCGACCTGAACGCGGCGGTGGCGCAGGCGCCCGGACGCACCACCCTGGTGGCCCAGCCGGACATCCTCTACGCCAATGGCGATGCGCTCTACCTCACCGCGCGGCACTGGTGGTGGTGGTGGACGCCGGGGCAGCGGGACTACACCTACATCCACAAGCTCGACCTGGAGCAGCCGGGGCGCGTCCGCTACGTGGCCAGCGGCACCCTGGAGGGCCACCTGCTGGACCAGTTCAGCCTGGATGAGCACGAGGGCGTGCTGCGCACGGCTACCACCATCTCCTGGCGCGTGGATGAAGCCGGCAACCCCTGGGGCCGCACCGAGACGACCAACCGCGTCTCCACCCTGCGTCAGGAGGGCAATCGGCTCAAGTCGCTGGGGCGCAGCGAGGACCTGGCCAAGGGCGAGCGCATCTTCAGCGCGCGCTTCCTGGGCAACAAGGGCTACGTGGTGACGTTCCGCCAGGTGGATCCGCTCTTCACCTTCGATCTCTCGGACCCGGCGCACCCGCGCAAGGTGGGCGAGCTCAAGGTGCCGGGCTTCTCCACGTACATCCACCCGCTGGGCGACACGCACCTGCTGACCCTGGGGGTGCAGGTGGCGGAGAACGGCGACTGGCGCTCGCGCTCGCTCAAGCTGTCGCTCTTCGACGTGTCGGACCTCGCCCACCCCCGCGAGGCCTTCACGCAACTGGTGGGCTCGCCCAGCAGTGGCAGCGAGGCGCTCTATGATCACAAGGCCTTCAACTTCTTCGCGGCCAAGGGCCTGCTGGCCATTCCCTTCACCGACTGGGCCCCGTCGTCCACCGGCTACTACTGGGACAACTTCGTGAGCGACCTGCGCGTCTTCCGCGTGGATACGGCCACGGGCTTCACTCCCCTGGGCGCGCTCTCCATGAGCGACGTGTACCGCACCCTCAGCACCAACCGGTGGAACTACTGGTACCAGCCCTACGTGCGCCGCAGCGTGATGGCGGATGACTACGTGTACGCCATCTCGGATGGCGGTGTGCGCGTGTCCCACGTGAACCAGCTCTCCACGCCGCTGGCCACGGAGCGCTTCCAGCCCACCGTCGTGTACTGA
- a CDS encoding MATE family efflux transporter, with protein MTSEPLPSRREELQQLWKLALPIAIAQAGQHLMGFVDTAVVSRAGTQALAAVGLSSSIFFALSSFAMGLMMGLDPLVSQAIGARNLSRARVLFWQGSYLALIVGTVLAVPLVVGPRLLPLVGVSFPELPEVRDYLTWRAFSLPLVLLFITARAYLQGVGRPQVLVVSTVVANVFNLAANVLFVFGGEGLPAFLGPLRAMPALGVKGSALATLLATLVQWAIAAWAVRMAPGAEGLGWVRPVRADILQALRVGVPIGLHVAAEVGVFSLAGVLARWVSPESMSAHQIAISYGSLSFAMALGIGNAGSVRVGWAVGARDTPRARRSGMMAFASGAAFMALSGLVYALFAPQLADLMGTPPEVRPLVVPLLMVCAVFQLSDGVQGVGAGVLRGAGETRFTFLANVVGHYAVGLPVALVLGFGLKLGVVGIWWGLCAGLTFVGLALLWRFERQSAGTLRPMEG; from the coding sequence ATGACGTCCGAACCCCTTCCCAGCCGCCGCGAGGAACTCCAGCAACTCTGGAAGCTCGCCCTGCCCATCGCCATCGCCCAGGCGGGCCAGCACCTCATGGGCTTCGTGGACACGGCGGTGGTGAGCCGCGCGGGGACCCAGGCGCTGGCGGCGGTGGGCCTGTCCTCCTCCATCTTCTTCGCCCTGAGCAGCTTCGCCATGGGGCTGATGATGGGGTTGGATCCGCTGGTGTCCCAGGCCATCGGCGCGCGCAACCTCTCCCGTGCGCGGGTGCTCTTCTGGCAGGGCAGCTACCTGGCGCTGATCGTCGGCACCGTGCTGGCGGTGCCCCTGGTGGTGGGGCCCCGGCTGCTGCCGCTCGTGGGCGTGAGCTTCCCGGAGCTGCCCGAGGTCCGGGACTACCTCACCTGGCGCGCGTTCAGCCTGCCGCTGGTGCTGCTCTTCATCACCGCCCGGGCCTATCTCCAGGGGGTGGGGCGGCCCCAGGTCCTGGTGGTGTCCACCGTGGTGGCCAACGTGTTCAACCTCGCGGCCAACGTGCTGTTCGTCTTCGGCGGCGAGGGGCTGCCCGCCTTCCTCGGGCCCTTGCGCGCGATGCCCGCCCTGGGCGTGAAGGGCTCGGCGCTCGCCACGCTGCTGGCGACGCTCGTGCAGTGGGCCATCGCCGCGTGGGCGGTGCGGATGGCGCCGGGTGCGGAGGGGTTGGGCTGGGTGCGTCCGGTGCGCGCGGACATCCTGCAGGCGTTGCGCGTGGGCGTGCCCATCGGACTGCACGTCGCGGCGGAGGTGGGTGTCTTCTCCCTGGCGGGCGTGCTCGCGCGCTGGGTGAGCCCGGAGAGCATGAGCGCGCATCAGATCGCCATCTCCTACGGCAGCCTCTCCTTCGCCATGGCGTTGGGCATCGGCAACGCGGGCAGCGTGCGGGTGGGCTGGGCCGTGGGGGCGCGGGATACGCCGCGCGCCCGGCGCAGCGGGATGATGGCGTTCGCCTCGGGCGCGGCCTTCATGGCGCTCTCCGGACTGGTGTACGCCCTCTTCGCTCCGCAACTGGCGGACCTCATGGGCACGCCCCCCGAGGTGCGGCCCCTGGTGGTGCCCCTGCTGATGGTGTGCGCCGTCTTCCAGCTCTCCGACGGCGTGCAGGGCGTGGGCGCGGGCGTGCTGCGCGGCGCGGGCGAGACGCGCTTCACCTTCCTGGCCAACGTGGTGGGGCACTACGCGGTGGGCCTGCCCGTGGCGCTGGTGCTCGGCTTCGGACTGAAGCTGGGCGTGGTGGGAATCTGGTGGGGCTTGTGCGCGGGTCTCACCTTCGTGGGACTCGCGCTCCTGTGGCGCTTCGAGCGCCAGAGCGCCGGCACCCTCCGTCCCATGGAGGGATGA
- a CDS encoding energy transducer TonB, with the protein MIGSVLSVKSRLALFGLLAAVVSLGGIGCATASRATIAAPPAPEPIAEPAPAPTPEPPPAPAPVVKAERPKASKRTAARPASEAKAATGTSMAARASEPRRPPSDGVSLGSGEPVAFDPSVMTRPQRVSGREPQLTPEAQAERVRGAALVRCVATREGRVTNCRLLKGLPYMNQELLEALSTWRVTPATAQGKPIDVDYTFVVRIPTG; encoded by the coding sequence ATGATTGGCTCTGTCTTGTCCGTGAAGTCTCGACTTGCCCTCTTTGGCTTGCTGGCCGCGGTGGTCTCCCTCGGGGGGATCGGGTGTGCCACGGCCTCTCGGGCGACGATCGCGGCGCCCCCCGCGCCCGAGCCCATCGCCGAGCCGGCGCCGGCGCCGACGCCCGAGCCCCCTCCGGCCCCGGCTCCCGTGGTGAAGGCCGAGCGCCCCAAGGCCTCCAAGCGCACCGCGGCCCGGCCCGCGTCCGAGGCGAAGGCGGCGACGGGGACCTCCATGGCGGCGAGAGCGTCCGAGCCGAGGCGGCCCCCGTCGGACGGCGTGTCGCTCGGGTCGGGCGAGCCCGTGGCCTTCGATCCCTCGGTGATGACGCGGCCCCAGCGGGTGAGCGGGCGGGAGCCCCAACTCACCCCGGAGGCCCAGGCCGAGCGCGTGCGGGGCGCCGCGCTGGTGCGCTGTGTGGCGACCCGCGAGGGCCGGGTGACGAATTGCCGGCTGCTCAAGGGCCTGCCCTACATGAATCAGGAGCTGCTCGAGGCCCTGTCCACCTGGCGTGTCACCCCCGCGACCGCCCAGGGCAAGCCCATCGACGTGGACTACACCTTCGTCGTCCGCATCCCCACGGGGTGA